The sequence GTTGAGATCATTTAAGGAGTGATTCAGTATGGATAGCATCACCTTGCATTGTCCCATAACAATTAAGGCGAAAGTCACGGATGAATTAAAAGCCCAGTTGGCGGCTGAGGTCCAGGAAGCCATCAAAAAAGCCGACATGGAACTGCAGCAGATTGATTTTCAGGCAAAGCGCATTATGGCGGAGCAGGCTAAAATTGATGCCCAGGGACTGATTTCTTTGCGGCAGCAAGTGGAAGCGGAAAAGCAGAAACGGCTTGACTTCAAAAATCATATGACAGAAAAACTGAAAGAAACGGCTCAGCTCGAGATTGGCGCCGAGATTGTTCAGGGGAATATGCAAAGAGTCGTGACCGTCAATGTGGGCGATGATCTGCACCGCATTATGTCTACGGAAATATTGCTGGAAAACGGCAAAATCGTCGCGTTTCGTAGTTGATAGCTGATATGACAACTCTGATTGCTGTCGGCAAGATTGTTGCCCCGCACGGTGTGCGGGGTGACCTTCGTGTCGTTACTTTGACAGATTTCCCTGAGCGGTTTCAAAGTCTGAAACGCATTTACTTTGATGATAAATCGGCTGCCACTGTCGAAAACATAAAATTTC comes from Acetonema longum DSM 6540 and encodes:
- a CDS encoding YlqD family protein; the encoded protein is MDSITLHCPITIKAKVTDELKAQLAAEVQEAIKKADMELQQIDFQAKRIMAEQAKIDAQGLISLRQQVEAEKQKRLDFKNHMTEKLKETAQLEIGAEIVQGNMQRVVTVNVGDDLHRIMSTEILLENGKIVAFRS